A stretch of Desulfotalea psychrophila LSv54 DNA encodes these proteins:
- a CDS encoding excisionase family DNA-binding protein, whose product MGEREYKELKAELSEIRGLLMQITNNDRMISIDEAAVYMGCSIATLRRRVQSKQLRNYAPPRKSYRFKVSELATAKSGGRISALSIL is encoded by the coding sequence ATGGGCGAGCGTGAATATAAAGAACTTAAAGCCGAGTTATCTGAGATCAGAGGGTTGTTGATGCAGATTACCAACAACGATCGGATGATCTCTATTGATGAGGCAGCCGTCTATATGGGTTGCTCTATTGCGACTTTGAGGCGCCGTGTTCAGTCAAAGCAGTTACGCAATTATGCACCACCTCGTAAGTCGTATCGATTCAAGGTGAGTGAGTTGGCCACGGCGAAGAGTGGCGGGAGAATATCAGCGCTATCTATTTTGTAG
- a CDS encoding phage/plasmid primase, P4 family, producing the protein MEHEIIESSQELMGDEGEVLSPVLQDLDFIRDCFGANERGDGLLLAAILKDRYLYVTAPDDKGEWYKWVGHVWQLDEFDTTVDVAEQVALAYEEYAFHVEAQRDQELAKLDEERNEKIAMIKAECEEEDAKKKIDTLLQKPLVPPKWMTSTIKDYNKRAWVLRSRERIMKARFFAPKVDRRIAAISDDLDQKKWLLPCANGVLDLKRGLLMDGRPSDLLTKQIDVAYNPDADYSFFEEIIKDICVCPEIEGTDLLPAFLKRLFGYAITGNVNEEFLAIFIGPGRNGKGTILETITSVLGAYYHQANRSLFIEQKFEPPPSATSEHMYALQGKRLVVGAETNKGQKIDGGLIKGITGGNKVNYRKNFKSEKTFTPTHTLILETNNIPYGLTKEFSLTQRLVLVDFPFRYVDDIEAEERKYPALKGRFKKKNKDLKAKLKSRESREGVLKWLVEGCLEWDEHGLLIPDCVLQAREDLTKKEDYIGQFLGEIVEHVPDRENMRMEFKYLYEAFQYFWKDTIDSRDNKVPHKNTLSKELKERGYSLEKIGGKLWAYHFRIRPELVHGVAELGAIDAKASSIAALS; encoded by the coding sequence ATGGAGCATGAAATTATAGAAAGTAGTCAGGAGCTGATGGGTGATGAAGGCGAAGTGCTTTCTCCCGTTTTGCAGGATCTCGATTTTATCAGGGATTGTTTCGGTGCTAATGAGCGTGGTGATGGTTTGCTTCTTGCGGCAATTCTTAAGGATAGATACCTCTATGTCACAGCTCCTGACGATAAAGGGGAGTGGTACAAATGGGTGGGCCATGTTTGGCAACTTGATGAGTTCGATACCACCGTTGATGTAGCTGAACAGGTGGCTTTGGCCTATGAAGAGTATGCCTTTCATGTAGAGGCACAGCGGGACCAGGAGTTGGCTAAGCTCGATGAAGAGCGCAACGAAAAAATCGCGATGATTAAGGCTGAGTGTGAAGAAGAGGACGCCAAGAAAAAAATTGATACTCTTCTGCAGAAGCCTCTTGTTCCTCCCAAGTGGATGACCTCCACCATCAAAGATTATAACAAAAGGGCGTGGGTGCTGAGAAGCCGGGAACGAATTATGAAGGCGCGTTTCTTTGCCCCAAAAGTTGACCGTAGAATAGCCGCTATCTCCGATGATCTGGATCAAAAAAAATGGCTTCTTCCCTGCGCCAACGGGGTGCTTGATCTTAAGCGCGGCCTTCTTATGGATGGTCGGCCTTCAGATCTGCTCACCAAGCAGATCGATGTTGCCTACAATCCCGATGCTGACTACTCCTTTTTTGAAGAGATTATAAAAGATATCTGTGTCTGCCCAGAGATTGAAGGCACCGATCTCCTGCCTGCCTTTTTGAAACGACTCTTTGGCTATGCCATCACCGGTAACGTCAACGAAGAGTTTTTGGCAATTTTCATCGGGCCTGGACGAAACGGCAAAGGTACCATTCTTGAAACGATAACCAGTGTACTTGGTGCTTACTATCATCAGGCAAACCGATCTCTCTTTATTGAACAAAAATTTGAGCCACCACCATCGGCTACCTCCGAACATATGTATGCCCTCCAGGGCAAGAGGCTTGTTGTGGGAGCAGAAACCAACAAGGGCCAAAAAATTGATGGCGGCCTCATCAAGGGTATTACCGGTGGTAACAAGGTTAACTATCGTAAAAATTTTAAATCTGAAAAGACGTTTACTCCGACTCACACCCTCATTCTTGAGACCAATAATATCCCTTACGGACTCACCAAAGAGTTCTCTCTTACCCAACGTTTAGTCCTGGTCGATTTTCCCTTTCGCTATGTGGATGATATCGAAGCAGAAGAACGGAAATACCCTGCACTCAAAGGCCGTTTTAAAAAGAAAAATAAGGATCTCAAGGCAAAGCTTAAGAGTCGGGAGAGTCGTGAGGGCGTTTTGAAGTGGTTGGTCGAAGGGTGCTTGGAGTGGGATGAGCATGGTCTGCTGATCCCAGATTGTGTCCTTCAGGCCCGGGAAGATCTCACCAAAAAAGAAGATTATATAGGTCAATTCTTAGGTGAAATTGTTGAGCACGTCCCTGATCGGGAAAATATGCGCATGGAGTTTAAGTACCTGTATGAAGCCTTTCAATACTTCTGGAAGGATACCATCGACTCCCGGGATAATAAGGTGCCGCATAAGAATACCCTCTCCAAAGAGCTTAAGGAACGTGGCTACTCGCTTGAAAAAATAGGCGGGAAGCTCTGGGCCTACCACTTTCGAATTCGTCCTGAATTAGTTCATGGCGTGGCAGAGCTGGGTGCAATTGATGCGAAGGCCAGTAGTATAGCTGCCCTCTCTTAA
- a CDS encoding toprim domain-containing protein — MNTESIVRKIAAEHGLRKKGNRFTGPCPECGGSKTSDKFSILLDGGFKCYACNFRGDIITWLRKRESMNCPDAHDYAGRDCRQKDSCPAAAHCRLGNGSAPATKRRPAYRRPSRPRQEEEVQQTLPMVEPQYPKAVWVSWADALVQKAHEKLLETPEQLAYLASRGIDAEAVDRFSLGWLSHQQQVLKNKIGLPVDEGKDKLWVPEGLLIPIFDQSGSLHRIRIRRSPEARAKFLPNLKYNWMRGAGNMPMALVPEGKIRGAVIVEAELDAMAVASAHVDVAAIAVGSLGSGVDPELDQLLEQAPVVLVALDAEDKAEKVADMWKEKYRHAKYYKTTIGKDPGEMFAAGGDLHAWIERGLPLQPSRPRSTPAPVPKQDEAFLPARKLNRGGGGAQIIEPSAKASIDSDVACPQPEKIKGPVVPSNSKSFSMTLPNGTVIYVVPSKDKEWQELTDQGLPVFTAYEIDKLGAAVSTMNDEERLKAATAAINIKTVFGGYISRGEAIEAGEDGGDPCTQDGPEKPQSAVRL, encoded by the coding sequence ATGAATACAGAAAGCATAGTTCGAAAGATAGCAGCAGAGCATGGCCTTCGTAAAAAAGGCAACCGTTTCACCGGGCCCTGCCCAGAGTGTGGCGGATCCAAAACCTCCGATAAGTTTTCTATCCTGCTCGATGGTGGTTTCAAATGTTACGCCTGCAATTTTCGCGGCGACATCATCACCTGGCTCCGAAAGCGGGAGAGCATGAACTGCCCAGATGCTCATGATTACGCTGGCCGAGATTGCAGGCAGAAAGATTCCTGCCCTGCAGCAGCTCATTGCCGACTCGGTAATGGTTCAGCTCCTGCCACCAAGAGACGCCCTGCCTATCGTCGCCCAAGCAGGCCTCGCCAGGAAGAGGAGGTTCAGCAAACTCTGCCAATGGTGGAGCCTCAATACCCTAAAGCGGTTTGGGTAAGTTGGGCGGATGCTCTGGTACAGAAGGCCCACGAAAAACTTCTGGAGACTCCGGAGCAACTGGCCTATCTGGCATCTCGTGGCATTGATGCCGAGGCCGTGGATCGTTTCTCCCTGGGTTGGTTGAGCCATCAGCAACAGGTTCTTAAGAACAAGATCGGCCTACCGGTTGATGAAGGTAAGGATAAACTCTGGGTTCCGGAGGGTTTGCTGATTCCCATTTTTGATCAAAGTGGATCACTGCACCGTATTCGGATTCGCAGATCGCCGGAGGCCCGGGCCAAGTTTTTGCCAAATCTTAAATATAACTGGATGCGGGGGGCGGGCAATATGCCCATGGCCCTTGTTCCGGAGGGAAAAATTCGCGGTGCCGTGATCGTCGAGGCAGAGCTTGATGCCATGGCAGTCGCCTCGGCTCATGTAGATGTTGCGGCCATTGCCGTTGGTTCTCTTGGCTCTGGTGTTGATCCCGAGCTTGACCAGCTTCTCGAACAGGCGCCTGTTGTCCTGGTGGCCCTTGATGCCGAAGATAAGGCCGAGAAAGTTGCAGATATGTGGAAGGAGAAATATCGCCACGCCAAGTATTACAAAACAACCATCGGCAAAGATCCAGGTGAAATGTTTGCCGCCGGCGGCGATCTTCATGCCTGGATTGAAAGGGGACTGCCTCTGCAACCATCACGTCCTCGTTCTACCCCAGCTCCTGTCCCAAAGCAGGACGAAGCCTTTCTCCCTGCGCGTAAGCTCAACAGGGGGGGAGGGGGAGCGCAAATAATAGAGCCTTCGGCAAAGGCATCTATAGACTCGGATGTTGCCTGTCCCCAACCTGAAAAGATTAAGGGCCCTGTCGTACCTTCCAACTCAAAATCATTCTCCATGACCCTGCCCAACGGCACCGTTATCTATGTGGTTCCGTCTAAAGACAAGGAATGGCAGGAGCTGACGGATCAGGGCCTGCCCGTTTTCACGGCCTATGAAATAGATAAGCTGGGCGCGGCTGTCTCCACTATGAACGACGAAGAGAGACTCAAGGCGGCCACGGCCGCAATAAATATAAAAACAGTATTCGGCGGTTACATAAGCCGAGGCGAGGCAATCGAAGCGGGTGAGGATGGCGGTGATCCTTGCACGCAAGATGGGCCTGAGAAACCCCAGAGCGCAGTGAGACTCTAG
- a CDS encoding terminase gpA endonuclease subunit, producing the protein MSYIPESLQKTGFCHTTSFSKAEKRVLRKKKWQAPSEWAPKNRKIVKGQLAGNYLSLDITPHLRGIMDAAVLPFVRRLHIMAAPQTAKTTLIDTIIAWATIFAPGPAVSFYPDEVTAKRSMKERLQPMVAGSPSLSRLRSGHRDDFTNTSMALSSMTWEVGWVGSTAQTADRSLRYVDMQEVDKPSYGGSKEETGVIELLLKRPRAYGDTYKVFISSSPTTEAGNINMIIEKETEAVFLQWVRCPHCHEEVLMLFSHDTFHWPHDEEGHSIDRKTILSKKLARYICPECAALWDDNDRNKAIRRDVWRLRMVDNKGETLYEKGEEMFRYLQKHRPASIGFIVPSWTSYMVSLSEVAHDFLRSVDKNISAEERLKALKDFKNGHEAKPWKPEIVERAEASLLRLKNDLPATEVPAQGVAGLFAGVDTQDDGFWYWVMAVGYGRAPERWLLRCGFVFTFEAVVQVLWGNEYRDKNGNIYPVHLSLQDAMGHRTSDVYDFCASRHGQILPTNGQQTMATPYSTNDVEFYPGSDKRRFPGALKRVRVNTTYYKDKADGILKINPGDPGGISFYSEVSRGDLLQLCAETRNEKGFWEQIGQRDNHLWDCFCLALCAEDVAGVRYWPTPEEQEEMSDDLVVEDYAATLG; encoded by the coding sequence ATGTCTTATATCCCGGAGAGTCTGCAGAAGACGGGTTTCTGCCATACCACCTCGTTTTCTAAGGCGGAAAAACGGGTCCTGCGCAAAAAAAAATGGCAGGCTCCGAGTGAGTGGGCCCCAAAAAACAGGAAAATTGTTAAGGGTCAGCTTGCCGGCAACTATCTCAGCCTTGATATCACCCCCCATCTGCGCGGGATCATGGATGCGGCCGTGCTTCCCTTTGTCCGTCGTCTGCATATTATGGCTGCACCGCAGACCGCAAAGACCACCCTGATAGATACCATCATCGCCTGGGCAACCATCTTTGCCCCTGGTCCTGCGGTCTCCTTTTATCCCGATGAGGTAACGGCCAAGAGATCCATGAAAGAGAGACTGCAGCCCATGGTTGCCGGTTCTCCCTCTCTGTCCCGTCTGCGTTCGGGCCATCGGGACGATTTCACCAACACCTCCATGGCCCTCTCTTCCATGACCTGGGAGGTGGGTTGGGTAGGTTCAACCGCTCAGACCGCCGATAGATCCCTGCGCTATGTGGATATGCAGGAGGTGGATAAACCAAGTTATGGGGGGAGTAAGGAGGAGACCGGCGTGATCGAGCTGCTGCTGAAACGTCCCAGGGCCTATGGTGATACCTACAAGGTCTTCATCTCATCTTCACCCACCACCGAGGCGGGCAATATTAACATGATCATAGAGAAGGAGACCGAGGCAGTCTTCCTGCAATGGGTGCGCTGTCCCCACTGTCATGAAGAGGTGCTGATGCTCTTTAGCCACGACACCTTCCACTGGCCCCACGATGAGGAGGGACACAGTATTGACCGTAAAACGATTCTCAGTAAAAAGCTTGCCCGTTATATCTGCCCCGAATGTGCCGCCCTGTGGGATGATAACGATCGCAATAAGGCCATTCGCCGTGATGTCTGGCGCCTGCGAATGGTGGATAATAAGGGCGAGACCCTCTATGAAAAGGGGGAGGAAATGTTTCGCTATCTGCAAAAGCACCGGCCTGCCTCCATCGGCTTTATCGTCCCCTCCTGGACAAGCTATATGGTCAGCCTCTCCGAGGTGGCCCACGACTTCCTCCGTTCCGTGGATAAAAATATCAGTGCCGAAGAACGTCTCAAGGCCCTGAAGGATTTTAAAAACGGCCACGAGGCAAAACCGTGGAAACCGGAGATCGTAGAACGGGCGGAAGCGAGTCTTCTCCGGCTGAAAAATGATCTCCCCGCAACCGAGGTACCGGCTCAAGGGGTGGCAGGTCTCTTTGCCGGGGTCGATACCCAGGACGATGGTTTCTGGTACTGGGTCATGGCCGTGGGTTATGGCAGGGCGCCGGAGCGTTGGCTTCTTCGCTGTGGTTTTGTCTTCACCTTCGAGGCCGTGGTTCAGGTGCTCTGGGGCAATGAGTACAGGGATAAAAATGGCAATATCTATCCCGTTCATCTCTCCCTGCAGGATGCCATGGGCCATAGAACCTCGGATGTCTACGATTTCTGCGCCTCCCGTCACGGTCAGATACTACCCACCAATGGTCAGCAGACCATGGCCACCCCATACTCCACCAACGATGTCGAGTTTTATCCTGGTAGTGATAAGCGCAGGTTCCCGGGGGCGCTAAAGAGGGTGCGGGTCAATACCACCTACTATAAGGATAAGGCCGATGGCATTCTCAAGATCAATCCCGGTGATCCCGGGGGCATCTCCTTTTATAGCGAGGTCTCCCGGGGAGATCTGCTACAGCTCTGTGCCGAAACACGAAATGAGAAGGGCTTTTGGGAGCAGATCGGGCAAAGAGATAACCATCTCTGGGATTGTTTCTGTCTGGCCCTCTGTGCAGAGGATGTGGCCGGTGTCCGCTACTGGCCAACACCGGAAGAGCAGGAAGAGATGAGTGATGATTTAGTGGTTGAAGATTATGCCGCAACACTGGGCTAA
- a CDS encoding KAP family P-loop NTPase fold protein, translated as MDSQDVHGFASDRPILKIKEDLLGRSKFSKDLADAIAGWHGKDSLVVALHGDWGSGKSSIKNMAVANLKSLTENRPDVVEFSPWEWAAQDKITASFFQEISKSIGRIDKSKSGKKLSATLKKYGRYLNTGESLVTGLSAALPTLFILATLVGVGGNFSGESWVKTVSTAILGLLAAWAAALKWGKGLLNKLSGNAEATAKEKEQSLSDIRQELTSLLSERASSLIVVMDDLDRLTPGQLRMVFQLVKANLEFPKVVFLLLFQRDLVEEKLTDGKQLGRDYLEKIIQVPFDIPKIEVTLLHDLLFSRIDQVIKQDKSAAEMFDSGRWGNIFRGALHAYFDNLRNVYRYTSTLSFHFSLLKGKSVFEVNPVDLIAIECIRIFEPEIYKEIARSKDIFTKSSYSGDKKSREAITSLINGILDKASTNKREHVRELIKQLFPAIEWALNGRQYADCFSKRWLREMRVCHPSNFNKYFQFSIPKGELSNSDLRDMLSRTSDSESFSSFILLLMERGILKNALSQFESFTDEIPLGDGYSYIKALIDIGDKVDHKYMGFTMSSSNMHAVQLAVCFLRRVDNSKERGQLLLRCFQNSDGISIVENILQHDENSRENSETKILLLDNEFEEIKQEFVHKLDRMSETNPEMLITHEHLVSFLYRWKRWGEEDKVVAWLKAQTANADGCVNLLKGFVNNSSSQTMEDSVAKITSYIKLKDIENFIEVEPIASAISNIDEQKMDAQGKEAIKLFTAALKQREKGIEDDWPQI; from the coding sequence ATGGATTCACAAGACGTACATGGATTTGCTTCCGATAGACCAATCCTAAAAATAAAAGAAGATTTACTAGGCCGATCCAAATTTTCTAAAGATTTGGCAGATGCAATCGCTGGATGGCATGGAAAAGACAGTCTTGTCGTTGCCCTACATGGTGATTGGGGGTCAGGAAAATCATCCATTAAAAATATGGCTGTAGCTAACCTAAAAAGCCTAACTGAGAACAGACCGGATGTTGTCGAGTTTTCTCCTTGGGAATGGGCAGCTCAAGATAAAATTACAGCTTCGTTTTTTCAAGAAATATCAAAATCAATAGGTCGAATAGATAAAAGTAAGTCAGGAAAAAAACTGTCCGCAACGCTTAAAAAGTATGGCAGATACTTAAATACTGGAGAATCTCTAGTTACAGGCCTCTCAGCGGCTCTACCAACACTATTTATTTTAGCTACCCTGGTAGGGGTTGGGGGGAACTTCTCTGGTGAATCTTGGGTAAAAACGGTTAGCACAGCTATTTTAGGCCTATTGGCAGCTTGGGCAGCAGCCCTCAAGTGGGGAAAAGGACTACTAAACAAACTTAGTGGTAATGCTGAGGCAACAGCAAAAGAAAAGGAGCAAAGCTTAAGTGACATTAGACAAGAGCTAACATCTCTATTGTCAGAAAGAGCATCATCATTGATTGTAGTTATGGATGATTTGGATCGACTTACGCCCGGCCAACTAAGAATGGTATTTCAGCTTGTTAAGGCAAACCTTGAGTTTCCTAAAGTGGTTTTTCTTCTTCTTTTCCAGCGTGATTTAGTAGAAGAGAAATTAACTGATGGTAAACAGTTAGGTCGTGACTATTTAGAAAAAATCATACAAGTCCCTTTTGATATTCCAAAAATTGAAGTTACACTCCTTCATGATTTGTTGTTCAGTAGAATTGATCAAGTTATTAAACAAGATAAATCTGCAGCAGAAATGTTTGATTCTGGGCGCTGGGGCAATATTTTTCGTGGGGCATTACATGCTTACTTCGACAATTTGAGGAACGTGTATCGTTATACATCAACACTTTCATTTCATTTTTCGTTATTGAAGGGTAAATCTGTATTTGAGGTTAACCCCGTCGATCTTATAGCAATTGAATGTATAAGAATATTTGAACCTGAAATATATAAAGAAATAGCCCGGTCAAAAGATATATTTACGAAAAGTAGTTATAGCGGGGATAAAAAAAGTAGGGAAGCTATAACTTCTCTGATCAATGGAATTTTAGATAAGGCAAGTACAAATAAAAGAGAACATGTAAGAGAACTGATAAAGCAGCTATTTCCTGCAATTGAATGGGCTCTTAATGGCAGACAATATGCCGATTGTTTTAGCAAGAGATGGTTACGAGAGATGCGAGTATGTCATCCCTCAAATTTCAATAAATACTTTCAGTTTTCAATTCCCAAAGGTGAGCTTTCTAATTCAGATCTTAGAGACATGCTTTCGCGCACATCGGACTCTGAGAGTTTTTCATCATTTATTCTATTGTTAATGGAACGTGGGATACTAAAAAATGCTCTATCTCAATTTGAATCATTTACTGATGAGATCCCTTTAGGAGATGGCTACAGTTATATCAAAGCACTAATTGATATAGGCGATAAAGTCGACCATAAATATATGGGTTTTACCATGTCCAGCTCCAATATGCATGCAGTACAATTAGCTGTTTGTTTCCTTCGGAGAGTTGACAATAGTAAAGAAAGGGGTCAATTATTGTTGAGATGCTTCCAAAATTCAGATGGTATTTCTATTGTTGAGAACATTTTACAACATGATGAAAATAGTCGAGAGAATTCGGAAACAAAAATTCTGTTGCTGGATAACGAATTTGAGGAGATCAAACAAGAATTCGTACATAAATTGGACCGTATGTCTGAAACTAATCCAGAGATGCTTATAACACATGAGCATCTAGTTTCTTTCCTATACAGATGGAAACGCTGGGGGGAGGAAGACAAGGTCGTTGCGTGGCTAAAAGCCCAGACAGCAAACGCAGATGGATGTGTCAATTTGCTTAAAGGATTCGTTAATAACTCTTCTTCTCAAACAATGGAAGATTCTGTAGCAAAAATTACTAGCTATATAAAGCTGAAAGACATAGAAAACTTTATCGAAGTCGAACCAATTGCCAGTGCAATAAGTAATATCGATGAACAAAAAATGGATGCACAAGGCAAAGAAGCAATAAAACTTTTCACAGCTGCCTTAAAACAAAGAGAAAAAGGCATCGAAGATGATTGGCCACAAATCTAA
- a CDS encoding DUF3800 domain-containing protein yields MRKRIHIDESGDPVLNDDCYVICAVINDENDLDHDSALLREIRNKHGVGKELKSSKVGSNLKRRKDICESLGQLRARFVVMIIMKSRLHKNGGFRFKSSTYKHCQRRLFEKIYKGISQVIVVVDTHGSQDFMDSFAPYINKHFQQDLFSSREIKYSTPIESELLQVADFVGGTVRRFMEKQEDSSAFDTLKPALGMVHVWPRAKEDPHIDVDTSIEDQLVFRHCTHAAEEVLAREKDRVLAETLQYLLYSVGDEDDGFIYGDALLEHLKNEGLIELNKDKGWLRSNVIAKLRNNGALISASRDGYKIPSSVSDLEKFVGFVAQKTMPYLKKVNDMRESIYVGLAGKYDMLDCEVGLKDLMAPMRAGKID; encoded by the coding sequence ATGCGAAAACGAATACATATTGATGAATCGGGCGATCCAGTCCTGAATGATGATTGCTATGTCATCTGTGCGGTAATTAACGACGAAAATGACCTTGATCATGATAGCGCATTGCTTCGTGAAATCCGCAATAAACATGGCGTGGGAAAAGAATTAAAGTCATCAAAAGTTGGTTCAAATCTAAAGCGACGAAAAGATATATGTGAAAGCCTAGGCCAATTAAGAGCTCGTTTTGTTGTGATGATAATTATGAAGAGCCGGCTTCACAAAAATGGTGGTTTTAGATTTAAATCATCAACCTATAAGCATTGTCAGCGCAGGTTGTTTGAAAAGATTTATAAGGGCATAAGCCAGGTCATTGTGGTTGTTGACACCCACGGTTCTCAGGATTTCATGGATTCTTTCGCGCCATATATCAACAAGCATTTTCAGCAAGACTTGTTCTCAAGTCGTGAAATAAAGTATTCAACACCAATAGAGTCAGAATTATTGCAGGTGGCAGATTTTGTTGGAGGTACGGTACGTCGGTTTATGGAAAAACAGGAAGATTCATCTGCATTCGATACATTAAAGCCCGCATTGGGGATGGTACACGTGTGGCCAAGGGCCAAAGAAGATCCCCATATTGACGTAGATACCAGCATTGAAGATCAGCTGGTCTTTCGTCATTGCACTCATGCTGCCGAAGAAGTATTGGCAAGAGAAAAAGATCGTGTATTAGCAGAAACACTACAGTATTTACTGTATTCTGTTGGCGATGAAGATGATGGATTTATATACGGTGATGCATTGCTTGAGCATCTAAAGAATGAAGGTCTAATTGAACTGAATAAAGACAAGGGATGGCTAAGATCAAATGTAATTGCAAAATTACGAAATAATGGCGCGTTAATTTCTGCCTCACGAGATGGATATAAAATTCCTAGCTCTGTCTCTGACCTTGAAAAATTTGTTGGATTTGTTGCGCAGAAAACCATGCCGTACTTAAAAAAGGTAAATGATATGCGTGAGAGCATTTATGTCGGACTTGCTGGAAAATATGATATGTTGGACTGTGAAGTAGGTCTCAAGGATCTAATGGCTCCGATGCGTGCTGGTAAAATTGATTAA
- the gpW gene encoding gpW family head-tail joining protein — protein sequence MAPIVCSLEEYQAARTARTRLIEGARAVRVTIDGDSTEFTQVSLPQLNETIAGMQAYQNLTSGNGVVAFNIHGCKGF from the coding sequence GTGGCCCCTATTGTCTGTAGTTTAGAAGAGTACCAAGCAGCACGTACAGCCAGAACCCGTCTGATAGAGGGCGCCAGGGCGGTGCGAGTGACCATCGACGGTGACAGCACCGAGTTTACTCAGGTGAGTCTGCCCCAGCTCAACGAGACCATTGCCGGAATGCAGGCATACCAGAACTTGACCAGTGGTAATGGTGTGGTGGCCTTCAATATTCACGGCTGCAAGGGCTTCTGA
- a CDS encoding phage portal protein, with amino-acid sequence MGSIVDMHGRPFAQASSSGGFGPLYEGASTADRIGTWGLSPAGPNVGQNGIIAIKKRSRQSERNNPTANGAIDAFVSNLVGTAISPAWQIDNLLQKEELESLWQDSQKQLDYVGFTDFYGQLELICRSMVRDGEGLAVIHELQPSLDNIVPIQIQPLESDHLDPNFNDISPEGNEIRFAIEWKAGKRYRYWLYDNHPGEVFLCADNIRRIPVPAADVLHVFRLKRAGQCRGSGWLGSVITKLHDIDVYDDAELVRKKAAALWGGFIYQDNQVASTSSNPFGGTPGARSNGVQSIELKAGHFPVLRDGMKIAFSESADVGNNYKEFMKTQFRLIARGIGITYEQLTGDLEGVTYSSIRSGLIEFRRLCETIIARTLVFQYCRPIVDRWIRAAILNGCLKTITPGEYLANPRLFHRVDWHPHGWDFTDPVKDRVAELMDIRSGIKSRRQVVAKRNGSVEVVDRENREDLQRAVDNGLVYDCYPGQTTGSGAIQKVSEQVILQSLETK; translated from the coding sequence ATGGGATCAATCGTCGATATGCACGGCAGACCCTTTGCCCAGGCCAGTTCCTCCGGAGGTTTTGGCCCTCTCTATGAGGGGGCATCCACCGCTGATCGGATCGGTACCTGGGGGCTTTCACCGGCTGGGCCCAACGTTGGCCAGAACGGGATCATTGCCATCAAGAAACGCTCCCGCCAGAGCGAGCGCAATAATCCCACTGCCAACGGGGCCATCGATGCCTTTGTCTCCAACCTTGTCGGTACTGCCATCTCTCCTGCCTGGCAAATTGATAATTTATTGCAAAAGGAGGAGCTGGAATCCCTCTGGCAGGACTCCCAGAAACAGCTTGATTATGTGGGCTTCACCGACTTCTACGGACAGCTTGAGCTTATCTGCCGCTCCATGGTGCGTGATGGTGAAGGTCTTGCCGTGATCCATGAGTTGCAACCCTCCCTTGATAATATTGTCCCCATTCAGATCCAGCCCCTGGAGTCTGACCACCTCGACCCCAACTTCAACGATATTTCGCCCGAAGGAAACGAGATCCGTTTCGCCATCGAGTGGAAGGCGGGTAAACGCTATCGCTACTGGCTCTATGACAACCATCCGGGCGAGGTCTTTCTCTGCGCGGATAATATCAGACGAATTCCTGTGCCAGCGGCAGATGTTCTCCATGTCTTCCGTCTGAAAAGGGCAGGGCAGTGTCGTGGCAGTGGTTGGCTCGGTTCTGTGATCACCAAGCTTCATGACATTGATGTCTATGACGATGCCGAGCTTGTCCGGAAGAAAGCGGCCGCCCTCTGGGGTGGTTTCATCTATCAGGATAATCAGGTGGCATCTACTTCCAGTAATCCCTTTGGTGGCACCCCTGGGGCCAGATCAAACGGCGTGCAGAGCATTGAGCTGAAGGCGGGCCATTTTCCCGTATTGCGAGATGGAATGAAGATCGCCTTCTCCGAGTCGGCCGATGTGGGCAACAACTATAAAGAGTTTATGAAGACTCAGTTTCGCCTCATTGCCCGGGGCATTGGCATCACCTATGAGCAACTCACCGGCGATCTGGAAGGGGTGACCTATAGCTCTATCCGCTCCGGCCTCATCGAATTTCGCAGACTCTGTGAAACCATTATCGCCCGTACCCTGGTCTTTCAGTACTGCCGACCCATCGTCGATCGTTGGATTCGTGCTGCCATCCTCAACGGTTGTCTCAAGACCATCACCCCTGGTGAGTATCTTGCCAATCCCCGTCTCTTTCATCGGGTTGATTGGCATCCCCATGGTTGGGATTTCACCGATCCAGTCAAGGACCGAGTGGCTGAGCTGATGGATATCAGAAGCGGGATCAAGAGTCGTCGGCAGGTGGTGGCCAAACGTAATGGCAGTGTTGAGGTGGTGGATCGTGAGAACCGCGAAGACCTGCAACGTGCCGTGGATAATGGCCTTGTCTACGATTGCTATCCCGGCCAGACCACGGGCAGTGGTGCGATTCAAAAGGTAAGCGAACAAGTAATTCTACAATCCCTGGAGACAAAATGA